The Branchiostoma floridae strain S238N-H82 chromosome 8, Bfl_VNyyK, whole genome shotgun sequence genome has a segment encoding these proteins:
- the LOC118420703 gene encoding cell surface glycoprotein 1-like encodes MSEFAVPPATCGVLCQHPGCWLAHKHAHRPQPPRSLSPLTGSQQSSGGGSLPTQNVVNLLGDYGFDKRDQFNLDTGQPLADRLVAGSLSGAMSPQRQRPSGKNWSGYMGPHVSPMMSSAQFLRKSAEGATSRNTSTSIPVRPAQKVEVHEVVDLTDRSKAVNNLLGGSFLEYIWFPRPHRRRHRTTPQAGSVSKSGVVRAKDITKELLPHNFYKRKTKKKKRSSKNKSGVPTGGQPYTSNRLSPRHEGLKGISQETLIQLLQNAQSDPNLQKLLEKMLPGLKEAIQEVARSPSPPRQQSSILNHRKMRLLDAREKSLPPMPPRTLGTAGPWRLDPLGDRAAPGTGEPHPHPQTSREDVEPTSLQAQLERKYQKIYGDKRTSHPSPTQAAMNHPHMTSVTPAYTAPWEEPSPTMARPFHYKNVPFDVVMAPVQRPPAAEQDQWDEATMESELASTIHVTMPTLSSPSPDDFFSDQVMLQERRHSRASMSSLQTSGTWPGKSFQAEDTARSNRSGAESPSHPGGTPDHSTAPTPTQLTAEPTLDTIHESISQEDPSSPVRKPFPPAVKPGSPTRRKPGSPIRRIPGSPTRRKPGSPLPRKPPSPIPQKQILTPPPPASSPEPWPSMESDTEMSGWSPGGAFHPGQDNVGTPHSPQVVSAMKAARAQEEESSPAPPPPSPEPVPTPTPVSHKLLPLETLEEDEEDESGPESNRKDPSEPPSADRKETSGQEPIMEIPFGTEDTVPLEKGETQTVDGAEPEAVKTLVEQQDDRETAAEKSGQTIPEVSDSSQPAQNGEETITARGVPVGGDDSQEKKEEEEDTEAAKPVEISGSNEEGTGQRGVPEGAEEEDQGMGSQDNDKAAAPEEEGVNEGGEGEEGGGSTSVYVVEAELAKLAVEEDGAESNVAAP; translated from the exons GCAGCCTGCCCACACAGAATGTGGTAAACCTGCTTGGCGACTACGGCTTCGACAAGCGGGACCAGTTTAACCTGGACACGGGACAGCCACTGGCAGACAGGCTGGTCGCTGGGTCGCTGTCAGGGGCGATGTCTCCACAGCGACAACGCCCAAG CGGGAAGAACTGGAGCGGGTACATGGGTCCCCACGTCAGCCCCATGATGAGCTCTGCGCAGTTCCTCCGCAAGTCAGCAGAGGGCGCAACATCCAGAAACACTTCAACTTCCATCCCAGTCAGACCTGCACAGAAG GTGGAAGTGCATGAAGTTGTAGACCTCACCGACAGAAGCAAGGCCGTGAACAACCTGCTGGGCGGCAGCTTCCTGGAGTACATCTGGTTCCCGCGCCCTCACAGGCGGCGCCACAGGACCACGCCCCAGGCAGG GTCAGTGAGCAAGTCAGGAGTGGTGAGAGCTAAAGACATCACCAAGGAGCTTCTGCCACACAACTTTTACAAAAGGAAAACG aaaaagaagaagcgATCATCTAAAAACAAGTCGGGCGTGCCGACGGGAGGACAGCCCTACACGTCCAACCGCCTCAGTCCCAGGCATGAGGG ATTGAAAGGCATCTCACAAGAAACACTGATCCAGCTGCTACAGAATGCACAGAG TGACCCAAACCTGCAGAAGCTACTAGAGAAGATGCTACCGGGGCTGAAGGAGGCTATACAGGAGGTTGCTAGGTCCCCGTCTCCGCCCCGGCAACAGAGCTCCATCCTCAACCACAG GAAAATGAGGCTACTTGATGCCCGAGAGAAGTCCCTTCCCCCCATGCCCCCTCGGACGTTGGGGACGGCAGGGCCCTGGAGACTGGACCCCCTGGGGGACAGGGCAGCCCCAGGGACAGGGGAGcctcacccccacccccagacCAGCAGGGAGGATGTGGAGCCCACATCGCTACAGGCCCAGCTGGAGAGGAAGTATCAGAAAATCTACG GAGACAAAAGGACATCCCATCCCTCCCCCACACAAGCAGCGATGAACCATCCCCACATGACGTCCGTGACCCCAGCGTACACCGCGCCGTGGGAGGAGCCGTCACCAACCATGGCCAGACCTTTCCACTACAAGAATGTGCCATTTGACGTGGTCATGG CACCCGTGCAGCGCCCCCCTGCAGCAGAACAGGACCAGTGGGATGAAGCCACGATGGAGTCGGAGCTGGCCTCCACCATCCACGTTACCATGCCAACCCTGTCCTCACCCTCACCTGATGACTTCTTCAGTGACCAAGTCATGTTACAG GAGCGGCGACATTCCCGCGCTTCCATGAGCTCCTTACAGACGTCAGGTACCTGGCCCGGGAAGTCCTTCCAGGCCGAGGACACGGCTCGGTCGAACCGCAGTGGCGCCGAGTCCCCGTCCCACCCGGGCGGCACCCCCGATCACTCCACCGCACCCACGCCAACCCAGCTGACTGCCGAACCGACTCTCGACACCATCCACGAATCAATCTCTCAAGAGGACCCCTCCTCGCCCGTCCGAAAACCGTTTCCCCCCGCCGTGAAACCCGGCTCCCCAACCAGAAGAAAACCAGGCTCGCCCATACGCCGGATACCAGGCTCACCCACGAGGAGAAAACCTGGGTCACCATTACCAAGGAAACCGCCGTCACCGATCCCGCAAAAGCAGATCCTCACGCCGCCTCCACCAGCCTCCTCACCGGAGCCATGGCCCAGTATGGAGTCAGACACAGAAATGTCTGGATGGTCACCAGGCGGGGCCTTCCATCCAGGCCAGGACAACGTGGGGACACCACATTCACCACAG GTTGTGTCAGCGATGAAGGCTGCCCGGGCCCAGGAGGAAGAGTCGTCCCCAGCGcctccccctccctccccagAACCcgtccccacccccacccccgtgTCTCACAAACTCCTGCCCCTGGAGACACTAGAGGAGGATGAGGAAGATGAATCCGGTCCTGAG AGTAACAGAAAGGATCCATCAGAACCTCCCTCAGCAGATCGCAAGGAAACATCGGGACAGGAACCTATCATGGAAATCCCCTTTGGTACTGAGGACACAGTACCACTAGAAAAAGGAGAAACACAGACTGTTGATGGTGCAGAACCTGAAGCTGTGAAAACACTTGTTGAGCAACAGGACGACAGAGAAACGGCTGCTGAGAAAAGTGGACAGACAATCCCTGAAGTTTCTGACAGCTCACAGCCTGCTCAGAACGGGGAAGAGACCATTACTGCGAGAGGGGTTCCTGTTGGTGGTGATGATTCCCAGGAAaaaaaggaggaggaggaagatacTGAAGCTGCTAAACCTGTGGAAATTTCAGGAAGTAATGAGGAAGGCACTGGACAGAGGGGGGTTCCAGAGGGGGCAGAGGAGGAGGACCAAGGGATGGGCAGTCAGGACAACGACAAGGCAGCTGCTCCAGAGGAGGAAGGGGTTAatgagggtggggagggggaagAAGGAGGAGGATCCACAAGTGTGTATGTAGTAGAGGCAGAACTAGCCAAGCTGGCAGTGGAGGAGGATGGTGCTGAGTCTAATGTAGCAGCTCcttaa